CGTTCATAAACGGATCTGCCGCCACATTCAGCCCGACATGTTTCATGGCCACCAAAGCCCGTTTTCCGGCGTATGACATGCCGAGGGCTTCTTCCATAGCGGTCTTTTCGTTAGCTGACCAGAGGGCATGCACATTGTGCTGTGCGGCATATTCGCTTGCCTGAACATATTCCATAATTTCCGTTGAAGGGGTTCCCGGGTATGCATATATTCCCGAAATGCCGGCATCCAGTGCCCCCTGTGCAATTGCTTCATCTCCAAGCAGTAAAAGCTTCCGCATATTGTATTTAGGTTTCTTCAAAGGTATAAATAAACCTGAACAGGTTCGAATAATATACAAACGGTTATTCACCAACAATGGTAACCATGACAGTTCGTGAACCTCCCTGCCGTCTGAACTCACACAGATAGATACCCTGCCAGGTACCAAGGTCCAGCCGACCGTTCCGTATGGGGATAGTAACAGACTGGCCGAGCAATGAGGATTTCAGGTGGGCAGGCATATCATCACTGCCTTCGAGGGTATGGGTATAGACCGGGTCATTTTCGGGAATCAGTTTATTGAGAAAGGATTCGAAATCATAACGCACTGACGGATCGGCATTTTCGTTAATAGAAATTGCTGCCGAAGTATGTTTGATAAAGATGTGAACGATCCCCTTCTCAGGTAATTTGCCAATTTTCTCGGTAATGAGATGGGTAATCAAATGATAGCCTTTGCGGAATGCCGGCAAATGAATTTCGTATTGCTGAATCATGGAATTGTGTTTTTTTTGCGAAAATAAATCATATATGCAATTTCGCTTCGTTTTTATAGTTTAGCTATTTTACAGCTTCCGTATCAGATGAAAGCAAGAATAACAGCAATCCTTTATCTGTCTTTTTTATGCTTTGGTGTTTTGGCGCAGGAAGCGTATGTGGTATCGGGCCGGGTATTGTCGGAGGATGGTAAACCGGTACCCTTTGCCAATGTTGTGGTAAACGGCACAGGTATCGGTACGGTAGCTGATGATTCAGGAAGATTTGACGTCAGGGTGCCGGGCAAAGGAGAATGGAAGCTTCAGATCAGTTCAATAGGTTATGAGCCAAGGATTTTCAGTGTGCAGGCTGAACCTCAGGGAAAAAACCAGGTTGTTGTTATCCTGAAAGAAAATTTGCAGGAAATTGATGAAGTGCGGATTAATCAGGCAATCAACCAGACAGCTAACCTGACGCGGATTGACATGAAGACGGTGCAGATGCTACCCAATACTTCGGGAAATTTCGAATCGATTTTAAAAACACTTCCCGGAGTATCGTCCAATAACGAGCTTAGCTCGCAATATTCTGTGCGGGGTGGCAATTTTGATGAGAACCTTGTTTACATCAACGGCATCGAGGTGTTCAGGCCTTTTCTCATACGGAGCGGGCAGCAGGAAGGATTGAGTTTTATCAATCCGGACCTGATCCAATCGGTTCAATTTTCGGCCGGGGGATTTGATGCCAGTTACGGAGACAAGATGTCGTCGATTCTTGATGTGACCTATAAAAAGCCGGCTCGTGCAGGAGGTTCGGTTTCGGGCAGTCTGCTCGGAGGCAGTGCCCATCTTGAAGGGATTTCATCCAGATCGCATCTTTCGTGGATTGCTGGCCTGCGTTACAAAACCACACAATATTTGCTGGGAAGTCTTGATACCAAAGGGGAATATAAGCCGGCCTTTTTTGATTTTCAGAGTTATTTAACATGGACACCGGGTTCCGGCAGTGAGATTGGCCTTTTAACTAATATGAGCATTAACAGCTATCATTTCATTCCGGTAACAAGGGAAACTGATTTTGGCAACATTTTCAGTGCCTACCGTTTAAAAATTTACTATGACGGAAGCGAACTTGATAAGTATACCACCCTTATGGGGGTTCTGACCTACAGGCAAAAATTAGGAGAGAATGTTGACATTAACTTTAGTTCTTCAGCCTATACCTCAGGAGAAAGAGAGACATTTGACATCGAAGGGCAGTATCTGATCAATGAACTGGATACCAGAATAGGAACAGAGACGTCGGGCGACAGCATCAAGAACATTGGTGTAGGAACCTTTCTGGACCATGCCCGTAACCGGCTTCTGATCAATGTATTTTCCCTGCAGCATTCCGGCAGGTTTTCTATTCCGGGGTATACCCTGAGGTGGGGCCTCCGTGCCCAGTCAGAGGTAATACATGACCGGCTCAGTGAATGGAAGCTGGTTGATTCGGCGGGTTACAGCCTGCCCTATTCCGAAGAGGAAGTAAGCCTGTATGATGTAGTAAAATCTAAAAATAACTTTTCAACCTGGCGCGCATCCGGTTATTTCGAAAACACATTTTCGACCGGATTATGGGGTGGCGATGTCTATGTTACCGCAGGGATCCGTGGGATATACTATCATTTCAGCAATCAATTGCTTGCCGATCCGAGG
The nucleotide sequence above comes from Bacteroidales bacterium. Encoded proteins:
- a CDS encoding YjbQ family protein, yielding MIQQYEIHLPAFRKGYHLITHLITEKIGKLPEKGIVHIFIKHTSAAISINENADPSVRYDFESFLNKLIPENDPVYTHTLEGSDDMPAHLKSSLLGQSVTIPIRNGRLDLGTWQGIYLCEFRRQGGSRTVMVTIVGE
- a CDS encoding TonB-dependent receptor plug domain-containing protein gives rise to the protein MKARITAILYLSFLCFGVLAQEAYVVSGRVLSEDGKPVPFANVVVNGTGIGTVADDSGRFDVRVPGKGEWKLQISSIGYEPRIFSVQAEPQGKNQVVVILKENLQEIDEVRINQAINQTANLTRIDMKTVQMLPNTSGNFESILKTLPGVSSNNELSSQYSVRGGNFDENLVYINGIEVFRPFLIRSGQQEGLSFINPDLIQSVQFSAGGFDASYGDKMSSILDVTYKKPARAGGSVSGSLLGGSAHLEGISSRSHLSWIAGLRYKTTQYLLGSLDTKGEYKPAFFDFQSYLTWTPGSGSEIGLLTNMSINSYHFIPVTRETDFGNIFSAYRLKIYYDGSELDKYTTLMGVLTYRQKLGENVDINFSSSAYTSGERETFDIEGQYLINELDTRIGTETSGDSIKNIGVGTFLDHARNRLLINVFSLQHSGRFSIPGYTLRWGLRAQSEVIHDRLSEWKLVDSAGYSLPYSEEEVSLYDVVKSKNNFSTWRASGYFENTFSTGLWGGDVYVTAGIRGIYYHFSNQLLADPRISLAWNPRWEKDFRWRLSAGIYDQPPFYKEMRNPSGIINRNIRAQRSAHLLAGSDYYFTAWERPFKFTAELYYKYMWDLIPYKLENVRVRYSAQNIAKGYATGFDLKLNGEFVKDAESWVSFSLMRTMEDISNDFYINSEGKKTEPGYYPRPTDQLVNFGLYFQDYVPQNPSFRVSLYFLYGSPLPFSPPVADRYDLVYRMPAYKRVDIGFIKTLKEEGKASGQIAFFNVFRSIYISAEVFNLFGVNNTISYLWVRTVSNLQNVPGMFAVPNYLTGRRFNIRLQMNF